TCTGGGGTGGCTGATCCAGGCCGGGGCCGACAGCGCGGCGATGGCTGCCCGGCAGGAGACCGCGGCCACCGCCTGGACGGCCGCACTGGCCGCCATGCCCACGCTGGCGGAACTGGCCGCCAATCACGTCACGCACGCCGTGCTGGTGGCCACGAATTTCTTTGGCATCAACACGATTCCGATCGCGCTGAACGAGGCCGACTACGTGCGGATGTGGATCCAGGCCGCCACCGTAATGACCACCTATCAGGGCATTGCCACGGCGGTGGTGGACACCGCGCCACAGACCACCGCAGCGCCGGATATCGTCACCACCGGCGCACTGGCGGCCGCCGACGATCTCCCTCCGGACCGGCAGACCGACTTCTACCAGTGGTTGACGGACATCGGCTATATCGACTTCTACGACAACTACATTCAGCCGTTGATCGACGCGTTGTCCAACCTGCCGTTCTTCCAGGCGCTGTTCTCGGGATTCGATCCCTATCTGGTCATCCTCGGCAATCCGCTGACTTATTTCAGCCCGTTCAACGTCGCGTTCGCCCTGGGTTACCCGATGGATATCGGCACCTACGTGTTGTTCTTGTCGCAGATGTTCTCGTTCGTGGCCCTGGATCTCACGGCGGCTTTCGCCTCGGGCAATCCGACGACCATCGGTTTCACCATCCTGTTCGTCACCGTGGAGATCATCGGCACGGTCATCACCGACACCATCGCGCTGCTCAAGACGCTGCTCGAGCAGACCATCGTGCTGCTCGCGGTGGTGGTGCCGTTGCTGACCGCGCCGTTGGTGCCACTGGCCGCCGGCGCGGTGCTGGCCCCGATCGGCATCAAGGGCCTGGCGGCGTTGGCGGTGGCGCCCCCGGCACCCCCGGTGGCGCCACCGGTCAGCCCGCCGCTTGCTGCCCTCGCCCCGTCCGTTCCGACCTCCACCTCGTCACCCGCGCCGGCGCCGGCTGAGGTGACCGGATCGGCTCCCGCACCACCGGCACTTCCACCGACCGCGGCGCCGCCGACCTTCACCGGCACCGGCGTCGGCATGGGCCTGGGTGCCGGTATGGAGAACTTCGGCTACCTGGTGGGTGATCTCGGCTCGGTCACCAGAAAGGCCGCGGTAGCGGCTGCACGGAAGAAGGCGCCGGACCCCGACAGCGCGCAGGAGCCCACCGCCGCGCCGGCTCCCGAGGAACCGGCGGGCACGCCTCGGCGCCGGCGGGCGAAGGTCGCTCAGCTCGGCCGGGGCTACGAGTACATGGATTTGGAGCCCGAGGTGACCGCGTCGGAAACGGGCGCGACGAGCATGGGGTTCGCCGGCACTGCGGCCGGCCGGGGCGCCCGTGCAACGGGTCTGACCACGCTGGCCGACCACGAATTCGGTGGCGGGCCGCGGATTCCGATGCTGCCGGGAACGTGGGAAGGCGAGCACGGCGAGCGGTGAGGATCTCTGGTCGTGCGAGCCCCTCCGGCCGCAAACACCGTGACCCAGACCACACGTCAAGGCCGATGTGCCATGATGTCCTCGCTGGTCAAGGCCGACGTCAGGAGCATTGAGGAGCAGTGGTGGATCTCAATTTTTCGATGGTCACGCGTCCGGTCGAGCGGCTGGTAGCCACCGCTCAGAACGGTCTGGAAGTGCTCCGGCTGGGCGGTCTGGAAACCGGCAGCATCCCGTCGCCGTCCCAGGTCGTCGAGAGCGTGCCGATGTACAAGCTGCGCCGCTACTTTCCGCCGGACAACCGCCCCGGCCAGCCGTCGGTGGGTCCGCCGGTGCTGATGGTGCACCCGATGATGATGTCGGCCGACATGTGGGACGTCACCCGGGAAGACGGCGCGGTGGGCATCCTGCATGCCAGCGGGCTGGACCCGTGGGTGATCGACTTCGGGTCACCGGACAAGGTCGAGGGCGGCATGCGGCGCACCCTGGCCGACCACATCGTCGCGCTGGATCAGGCCATCGACACCGTTAGGAACGCCGCCGGCCAGGACGTGCACCTGGTCGGGTACTCCCAGGGCGGCATGTGGTGCTACCAGGTCGCGGCCTATCGACGGTCGAAGAACCTGGCCAGCATTGTGGCGTTCGGCTCACCGGTCGACACCCTGGCCGCATTGCCCATGGGCATCCCGGCGAACATGGGCGCCGGCGTCGCCGACTTCATGGCCGACCACGTGTTCAACCGGCTGAACATCCCAAGTTGGATGGCGCGCACCGGTTTTCAGATGATGGACCCGATCAAGACGGCCCAGGCCCGCATCGACTTCGTGCGCCAGTTGCACGACCGCGAGGCACTGCTGCCGCGGGAACAGCAGCGCCGGTTCCTCGAACGCGAGGGATGGATCGCCTGGTCCGGCCCGGCCATCTCGGAACTGCTCAAGCAGTTCATCGCCCACAACCGCATGATGACGGGCGGATTCGCCATCAACGGTCAGATGGTGACCCTGACCGACATCACCTGTCCGATCCTGGCTTTCGTCGGTGAGGTCGACGACATCGGCCAGCCCGCCTCCGTGCGCGGCATCCGGCGGGCGGCCCCGAACACCGAAGTGTACGAATGTCTGATCCGCACAGGGCATTTCGGCTTGGTGGTGGGATCCCGCGCCGCCCTGCAGAGCTGGCCCACCGTCGCCGAGTGGGTGCGCTGGATCTCCAGCAACGGCGACAAGCCGGCCAGCATCAGCCTGATGGTCGAGCAACCCGAGGAGCACAACGACAGCGGTGTGGCATTCAGCTCCCGCATCGCGCACGGCCTCGGTGAAGTGTCCGAGGCGGCGCTGGCGCTGGCCCGGGGGGCGGCCGACGCCGTCGTCGCGGCCAACCGCTCCATGCGCACCCTTGCCGTGGAGACCGTACGCACCCTGCCGCGGCTGGCGCGGCTGGGACAGCTCAACGACCACACCCGAATCTCGTTGGGCCGCATCATCGATGAGCAGGCCCATGACGCCCCCCAGGGCGAGTTCCTGTTGTTCGACGGTCGCGTGCACACCTACGAAGCGGTCAACAGGCGCATCAACAACGTCGTCCGCGGACTGATCGAGGTCGGGGTGCGCCAGGGCGACCGGGTGGGCGTCCTGATGGCCACCCGGCCCAGTGCGCTGGTCGCGATCGCCGCGCTGTCCCGGCTGGGCGGCGTGGCCGTGCTGATGCGCGAGGACGTCGACCTGGCCGCGCAGGTCCGGCTCGGGGCAGTCAGCGAAATCCTGACCGACCCCACCAACCTCGAAGCCGCACGCCAACTCCCGGGCCAGATTCTGGTGCTGGGCGGCGGCGAGTCACGTGATCTGCATCTGCCCGACGACGCGGACGTCATCGACATGGAGCAGATCGACCCCGATGCGGTGCAGCTGCCCGCCTGGTACCGCGCCAACCCCGGATTCGCGCGCGACCTGGCGTTCATCGCGTTCAACGCCGCCGGCGGTGAACTGGTCGCCAAGCAGATCACCAACTTCCGGTGGGCGCTGTCGGCGTTCGGTACCGCCTCGACGGCCGCGCTGGACCGCAAGGACACCGTGTACTGCCTGACGCCGCTGCACCACGAGTCCGCATTGCTGGTCAGCCTGGGTGGGGCGGTGGTCGGCGGCACCCGCATCGCGCTGTCCCGCAGCCTGCGCCCGGACCGGTTCGTCGCCGAGATCCGCCAGTACGGGGTCACGGTGGTGTCCTACACGTGGGCCATGCTGCGCGACGTGGTGGACGACCCGGAGTTCGGGCTGCACGGCAACCACCCGGTCCGGTTGTTCATCGGTTCGGGTATGCCGACCGGGCTCTGGGAGCGGGTCGTTGACGCGTTCGCGCCGGCCCACGTCGTCGAGTTCTTCGCCACCACCGACGGGCAGGCGGTGCTCGCCAACGTCTCGGGCGCCAAGGTCGGCAGCAAGGGCCGGCCACTGCCCGGCGCGGGGCGGGTTGAACTCGGCGCGTACGACCCCGAGAACGACCTGATCCTGGAGAACGACGACGGCTTCGTGCAGGTGGCGGCGACCAACCAGATCGGCGTCCTGCTCGCCCAGTCGCGCGGACCGATCGACCCGACGGCATCGGTCAAGCGTGGGGTCTTCGCTCCGGCCGACACCTGGATCTCCACCGAGTACCTGTTCCGCCGCGACGAAGACGGCGACTTCTGGCTGGCCGGGCGCCGCGGCGCGGTGATCCGCACGGTGCGGGGCATGGTGTACGCGGAACCGGTCGTCGACGCGCTCGGGCTGATCAGCGCGGTCGATCTGGCCGTGACCTACGGGGTTTCGGTTGGTGACCGGCAGCTGGCGGTGTCCGCGGTGACGCTGCGGCCCGGCGCGACGATCACCGCGGCCGACCTCACCGAAGCCATCGACGGCATGCCGGTTGGGCTTGGCCCCGACATCGTGCATGTGGTGCCTAAGATGACGCTGAGCGCGACATTCCGGCCCACCGTCAGCGCCCTGCGGGCGGCCGGGATTCCGAAATCCGGGCGTCAGGCATGGTACTTCGACGCCGCCACCCACGAATTTCGCAAGCTGACCCCGGCGGCCCGTGCCGAGCTCAGCGGAAAGCAAGTAAATGCCGATGCTTGACGACACCCTGCTGAACATCCTGGTGTGCCCGGCCGACCGCGGCCCGCTTCTGCTGGTGAACGACGGCCGGGAGCTCTACAACCCCAGGCTGCGCCGCGCCTACCGCATCGACGACGGCATCCCGGTGCTGCTGGTCGACGAGGCCCGTGACGTCGACGACGAGGAGCACTCCCGGCTTACGGCGTGAGGCCGTCCGGCAGGTCCCCGGTGAGGTAGCGCTGCAGGTTCGGCGCGATGGTCTCCACGATCTGCTCGGTGGGCAGCGACGCGAACGGCTCAACCTTGACGATGTAACGCGCCATCACCACGCCCATCAGCTGCGACGCGACGAACTGGGTGCGCAGCTTGCCCGTTCCCGGTGGG
This genomic stretch from Mycobacterium paragordonae harbors:
- a CDS encoding PPE family protein, giving the protein MTAPIWAAAPPEVHSALLSSGPGAGPLLAAAAAWSSLSTSYAETAQDLAAVLAAVQAGGWDGPTAQTYVAAHLPYLGWLIQAGADSAAMAARQETAATAWTAALAAMPTLAELAANHVTHAVLVATNFFGINTIPIALNEADYVRMWIQAATVMTTYQGIATAVVDTAPQTTAAPDIVTTGALAAADDLPPDRQTDFYQWLTDIGYIDFYDNYIQPLIDALSNLPFFQALFSGFDPYLVILGNPLTYFSPFNVAFALGYPMDIGTYVLFLSQMFSFVALDLTAAFASGNPTTIGFTILFVTVEIIGTVITDTIALLKTLLEQTIVLLAVVVPLLTAPLVPLAAGAVLAPIGIKGLAALAVAPPAPPVAPPVSPPLAALAPSVPTSTSSPAPAPAEVTGSAPAPPALPPTAAPPTFTGTGVGMGLGAGMENFGYLVGDLGSVTRKAAVAAARKKAPDPDSAQEPTAAPAPEEPAGTPRRRRAKVAQLGRGYEYMDLEPEVTASETGATSMGFAGTAAGRGARATGLTTLADHEFGGGPRIPMLPGTWEGEHGER
- a CDS encoding acyl-CoA synthetase: MVDLNFSMVTRPVERLVATAQNGLEVLRLGGLETGSIPSPSQVVESVPMYKLRRYFPPDNRPGQPSVGPPVLMVHPMMMSADMWDVTREDGAVGILHASGLDPWVIDFGSPDKVEGGMRRTLADHIVALDQAIDTVRNAAGQDVHLVGYSQGGMWCYQVAAYRRSKNLASIVAFGSPVDTLAALPMGIPANMGAGVADFMADHVFNRLNIPSWMARTGFQMMDPIKTAQARIDFVRQLHDREALLPREQQRRFLEREGWIAWSGPAISELLKQFIAHNRMMTGGFAINGQMVTLTDITCPILAFVGEVDDIGQPASVRGIRRAAPNTEVYECLIRTGHFGLVVGSRAALQSWPTVAEWVRWISSNGDKPASISLMVEQPEEHNDSGVAFSSRIAHGLGEVSEAALALARGAADAVVAANRSMRTLAVETVRTLPRLARLGQLNDHTRISLGRIIDEQAHDAPQGEFLLFDGRVHTYEAVNRRINNVVRGLIEVGVRQGDRVGVLMATRPSALVAIAALSRLGGVAVLMREDVDLAAQVRLGAVSEILTDPTNLEAARQLPGQILVLGGGESRDLHLPDDADVIDMEQIDPDAVQLPAWYRANPGFARDLAFIAFNAAGGELVAKQITNFRWALSAFGTASTAALDRKDTVYCLTPLHHESALLVSLGGAVVGGTRIALSRSLRPDRFVAEIRQYGVTVVSYTWAMLRDVVDDPEFGLHGNHPVRLFIGSGMPTGLWERVVDAFAPAHVVEFFATTDGQAVLANVSGAKVGSKGRPLPGAGRVELGAYDPENDLILENDDGFVQVAATNQIGVLLAQSRGPIDPTASVKRGVFAPADTWISTEYLFRRDEDGDFWLAGRRGAVIRTVRGMVYAEPVVDALGLISAVDLAVTYGVSVGDRQLAVSAVTLRPGATITAADLTEAIDGMPVGLGPDIVHVVPKMTLSATFRPTVSALRAAGIPKSGRQAWYFDAATHEFRKLTPAARAELSGKQVNADA
- a CDS encoding Trm112 family protein — its product is MLDDTLLNILVCPADRGPLLLVNDGRELYNPRLRRAYRIDDGIPVLLVDEARDVDDEEHSRLTA